Proteins encoded within one genomic window of Mycolicibacterium monacense:
- a CDS encoding ubiquitin-like protein Pup, with translation MAQEQTKRGGGGGEDDDLSGGAGAGQERREKLAEETDDLLDEIDDVLEENAEDFVRAYVQKGGQ, from the coding sequence ATGGCGCAGGAGCAGACCAAGCGTGGCGGTGGCGGCGGCGAGGACGACGACCTCTCCGGCGGCGCAGGTGCCGGGCAGGAACGTCGCGAGAAGCTCGCCGAGGAGACCGACGACCTGCTGGACGAGATCGACGACGTCCTCGAGGAGAACGCCGAGGACTTCGTGCGCGCTTACGTCCAAAAGGGCGGACAGTGA
- the prcB gene encoding proteasome subunit beta, with the protein MTWPHFEQLAFPDLSRHSSHSTTRGVPSVPMDLSSFSDMLRRQAPHLLPFRGDASLTPTDAVPHGTTIVALKFPGGVVMAGDRRATQGNMIASRDVQKVYITDDYTATGIAGTAAIAVEFARLYAVELEHYEKLEGVALTFAGKVNRLATMVRGNLGAALQGFVALPLLAGFDLDDPDPQAAGRIVSFDAAGGHNLEEEGFQSVGSGSIFAKSSMKKLYHQVTDADSALRVAVEALYDAADDDSATGGPDLVRGIFPTAVLITADGAEEVTQERIAGLAREVIQNRSRADTFGPDAHAPRGTDS; encoded by the coding sequence GTGACCTGGCCGCACTTCGAGCAGCTGGCCTTTCCTGACCTTTCCCGACATTCGTCCCACTCCACGACCCGAGGGGTTCCCTCCGTACCCATGGACTTGTCGTCCTTCTCCGACATGCTGCGCCGTCAGGCGCCCCACCTGTTGCCGTTCCGCGGCGACGCCTCGCTGACCCCCACCGACGCGGTGCCGCACGGCACCACGATCGTCGCGCTGAAGTTCCCCGGCGGCGTGGTGATGGCCGGTGACCGGCGCGCCACCCAGGGCAACATGATCGCCAGCCGCGACGTGCAGAAGGTCTACATCACCGACGACTACACGGCGACCGGCATTGCGGGCACCGCCGCCATCGCGGTGGAGTTCGCCCGCCTGTACGCGGTGGAACTCGAACACTACGAGAAGCTCGAAGGCGTCGCGCTGACGTTCGCGGGCAAGGTCAACCGGCTCGCCACCATGGTGCGCGGCAATCTCGGTGCGGCGCTGCAGGGTTTCGTGGCCCTGCCGCTGCTGGCCGGCTTCGACCTCGACGACCCCGACCCGCAGGCCGCCGGGCGCATCGTGTCGTTCGACGCCGCGGGTGGACACAATCTCGAAGAAGAGGGTTTCCAGTCGGTCGGATCGGGCTCCATCTTCGCCAAGTCGTCGATGAAGAAGCTCTACCACCAGGTGACCGATGCCGACTCGGCGCTGCGGGTGGCGGTCGAGGCGCTCTACGACGCCGCCGATGACGATTCGGCCACCGGCGGACCGGATCTGGTGCGCGGCATCTTCCCGACCGCGGTGCTGATCACCGCCGACGGGGCCGAAGAGGTCACCCAGGAGCGGATCGCCGGACTGGCCCGCGAAGTCATTCAAAACCGTTCCCGCGCCGACACTTTCGGCCCTGACGCGCATGCGCCGCGAGGTACAGATTCGTGA
- the prcA gene encoding proteasome subunit alpha yields the protein MSFPYFISPEQAMRERSELARKGIARGRSVVALAYADGVLFVAENPSRSLQKVSELYDRVGFAAVGRFNEFNNLRSGGIRFADTQGYAYSRRDVTGRQLANVYAQTLGTIFTEQAKPYEVELCVAEVAHFGESKAPELYRITYDGSIADEPHFVVMGGATEPIIAKLNDSYTENAELADAVRIAVDALESGGNGAERRTLGPSTLEVAILDANRPRRAFRRITGSALEALLPQRDAEASADAGAADKPAE from the coding sequence GTGAGTTTCCCGTATTTCATCTCGCCCGAGCAGGCGATGCGCGAGCGTTCCGAGCTCGCCCGCAAGGGAATCGCCAGGGGCCGCAGCGTGGTCGCGCTGGCCTACGCAGACGGGGTCCTGTTCGTCGCGGAGAACCCGTCGCGGTCACTTCAGAAGGTCAGTGAACTGTACGACCGCGTCGGCTTCGCCGCGGTCGGGCGCTTCAACGAGTTCAACAACTTGCGCAGCGGCGGTATCCGGTTCGCCGACACCCAGGGGTATGCGTATTCGCGCCGCGACGTGACCGGCCGACAGCTGGCCAATGTCTACGCGCAGACGCTCGGCACGATCTTCACCGAACAGGCCAAACCCTACGAGGTGGAGCTGTGTGTGGCCGAGGTCGCGCATTTCGGCGAATCCAAAGCGCCGGAGCTCTACCGGATCACCTACGACGGGTCGATCGCCGACGAACCCCACTTCGTGGTGATGGGCGGCGCCACCGAGCCGATCATCGCCAAACTCAACGACTCCTACACCGAGAACGCCGAACTCGCCGACGCGGTGCGTATCGCGGTCGACGCCCTCGAGTCCGGCGGTAACGGGGCCGAGCGACGCACGCTCGGCCCGTCGACTCTGGAAGTGGCGATCCTGGACGCCAACCGGCCCCGGCGGGCGTTTCGCCGGATCACCGGATCCGCACTCGAAGCGCTTCTGCCGCAGCGGGATGCGGAGGCGTCGGCGGATGCCGGCGCGGCGGACAAGCCCGCCGAGTAA
- a CDS encoding NfeD family protein produces the protein MPVWLIWLVLAIVLAGAEALTGDMFLLMLSGGALAATGTSWLFDWPIWADGVVFLLVSVLLLGVVRPVLRRRFYAGTGLPEPAKALEGKTALVLDRVAQHAGQVKLEGEVWTARPLDDNDVYEPGDQVTVMRIDGATAVVWKNP, from the coding sequence ATGCCCGTTTGGCTGATCTGGCTCGTCCTCGCGATCGTGCTGGCCGGGGCAGAAGCGCTCACCGGGGACATGTTCCTGCTGATGCTCTCCGGTGGGGCGCTGGCGGCGACCGGGACCAGTTGGCTGTTCGACTGGCCCATCTGGGCCGACGGTGTGGTGTTCCTGCTGGTTTCGGTGCTGCTGCTGGGAGTGGTCCGGCCAGTGCTGCGCAGACGCTTCTACGCCGGGACCGGGCTGCCGGAACCGGCCAAGGCGCTGGAGGGCAAGACCGCGCTCGTGCTCGACCGCGTCGCCCAGCACGCGGGTCAGGTCAAACTCGAGGGCGAGGTCTGGACCGCCAGGCCCCTGGACGACAACGATGTGTACGAACCGGGCGACCAGGTGACCGTCATGCGGATCGACGGCGCCACCGCGGTCGTCTGGAAGAACCCCTGA
- a CDS encoding SPFH domain-containing protein translates to MDGAVAGLVLLLVLVVFAVVVVAKSVALIPQAEAAVIERLGRYSRTVSGQLTLLIPFIDKIRARVDLRERVVSFPPQPVITEDNLTVAIDTVVYFQVTNPQAAVYQISNYIVGVEQLTTTTLRNLVGGMTLEQTLTSRDQINTALRGVLDEATNRWGLRVARVELRAIDPPPSIQDSMEKQMRADREKRAMILTAEGSREAAIKQAEGQKQAQILSAEGAKQAAILAAEAERQSRMLRAQGERAAAYLQAQGQAKAIEKTFAAIKAARPTPELLAYQYLQTLPEMARGEANKVWVVPSDFAGALGGFTKLLGAPGEDGVIRYTPSPDEGRPPAEDDSEEVADWFSTETDPAIAQAVAKAEAEARTPIEGPGLLSSTEPPGQLGAPRPGVTDQ, encoded by the coding sequence GTGGATGGAGCCGTCGCCGGCCTGGTCCTGCTGTTGGTGCTGGTCGTGTTCGCCGTCGTCGTGGTGGCCAAATCGGTCGCGCTGATCCCGCAGGCCGAGGCCGCGGTCATCGAGCGTCTCGGCCGGTACAGCCGCACCGTAAGCGGCCAACTCACGCTGCTGATCCCGTTCATCGACAAGATCCGCGCCCGGGTCGACCTGCGTGAGCGGGTGGTGTCCTTCCCGCCGCAGCCGGTGATCACCGAGGACAACCTGACGGTCGCCATCGACACCGTCGTCTACTTCCAGGTCACCAACCCGCAGGCGGCGGTCTACCAGATCAGCAACTACATCGTCGGCGTCGAGCAACTCACCACCACCACGCTGCGCAACCTCGTCGGCGGTATGACGCTGGAACAGACGCTCACCTCGCGCGACCAGATCAACACCGCGCTTCGCGGGGTGCTCGACGAAGCCACCAACCGGTGGGGTCTGCGGGTGGCGCGCGTCGAACTGCGCGCGATCGACCCGCCGCCGTCGATCCAGGACTCGATGGAAAAGCAGATGCGCGCCGACCGCGAGAAGCGGGCGATGATCCTGACCGCCGAGGGCAGCCGGGAGGCCGCGATCAAACAGGCCGAAGGGCAGAAGCAGGCGCAGATCCTGTCCGCCGAGGGCGCCAAACAGGCCGCGATCCTCGCCGCCGAGGCCGAACGGCAGTCGCGCATGCTGCGGGCGCAGGGCGAGCGTGCCGCCGCGTACCTGCAGGCCCAGGGGCAGGCCAAGGCGATCGAGAAGACGTTCGCGGCGATCAAGGCGGCCCGGCCGACCCCCGAACTGCTGGCCTACCAGTACCTGCAGACGCTGCCGGAGATGGCCAGGGGTGAGGCCAACAAGGTCTGGGTCGTGCCAAGCGATTTTGCCGGTGCGCTGGGCGGGTTCACCAAGCTGCTGGGGGCGCCCGGTGAGGACGGCGTCATCCGCTACACCCCCTCGCCCGACGAGGGACGGCCACCGGCGGAGGACGACTCCGAGGAAGTGGCCGACTGGTTCTCCACCGAGACCGACCCGGCGATCGCGCAGGCGGTCGCCAAGGCCGAGGCCGAGGCCCGCACCCCGATCGAGGGTCCCGGGCTGCTGTCGTCCACCGAGCCGCCCGGCCAGTTGGGCGCACCCCGCCCCGGTGTCACCGACCAATGA
- a CDS encoding DoxX family protein, with the protein MSALGSKRTYAALAAMQAADAAACVKPIAPIKKALDDVGLPEEIRPLIPVVKAASAVGLLSVFGWPPLARITTFMLTVYFVLAAGSHVRARDWSPGLAAASSLLVLFGAMTVKGPDVRTP; encoded by the coding sequence ATGAGCGCGCTCGGCTCGAAACGGACCTACGCCGCACTCGCGGCGATGCAGGCCGCCGACGCGGCGGCGTGTGTCAAACCGATCGCGCCGATCAAGAAGGCGCTCGACGACGTCGGGCTGCCCGAAGAGATTCGACCGCTCATCCCGGTGGTCAAGGCCGCCAGCGCGGTCGGACTGCTGTCGGTGTTCGGCTGGCCGCCGCTGGCCCGGATCACCACCTTCATGCTGACGGTCTACTTCGTACTCGCGGCCGGTTCCCACGTCCGGGCCAGGGATTGGAGCCCGGGTCTGGCCGCGGCCTCGTCGCTGCTCGTGCTGTTTGGCGCGATGACCGTGAAGGGTCCCGACGTCAGGACACCGTGA